From the genome of Bosea sp. Tri-49, one region includes:
- a CDS encoding proline racemase family protein — translation MTRLAYIDYHTCGEPVRIVTGGYPTLTGAAILDKRRQARERYDHLRRAMMLEPRGHDGMYGVIPVAASHPEAAFGVLFTHNEGYSTMCGHATIALGRYVIEQGLVKAVEPVTRFAIEAPCGLLRLACEVEDGKVGDVSFESVPAFVEARDLVVPVPGYGDVSTDIAYGGAYYCILPAARFGLDLMQTPVEEIVAAAGALTDQVRATLNITHPTEPDLGFLYGTIVTDEAGPDQDSFNLCVFAERQIDRSPTGSGVTARMALDHAKGLIPAGQSRRIRSITGGTFTGRVIGPVDFPAAGAVKVEVGGRSHLSGEGNFVIEADDPLGHGFTLPRHFAEIAGS, via the coding sequence GTGACGCGGCTCGCCTACATCGACTACCACACCTGCGGTGAGCCGGTGCGTATCGTCACCGGTGGGTATCCCACGCTCACTGGCGCGGCGATCCTCGACAAGCGCCGGCAGGCCCGCGAGCGCTACGATCATTTGCGTCGCGCAATGATGCTGGAGCCGCGCGGACATGACGGCATGTATGGCGTCATCCCGGTCGCGGCGAGCCATCCGGAAGCGGCCTTCGGCGTGCTGTTCACGCACAACGAGGGCTATTCGACCATGTGCGGCCACGCGACCATCGCGCTTGGCCGCTATGTGATCGAGCAGGGATTGGTGAAGGCCGTCGAACCGGTGACCCGCTTTGCCATCGAGGCTCCCTGCGGCCTGCTGCGCCTTGCCTGCGAGGTCGAGGATGGCAAGGTCGGCGACGTCAGCTTCGAGAGCGTGCCGGCCTTCGTCGAGGCACGCGATCTCGTTGTCCCGGTGCCCGGCTATGGCGATGTCAGCACCGACATCGCCTATGGCGGCGCCTATTATTGCATCCTGCCGGCCGCTCGCTTCGGGCTCGACCTGATGCAGACACCGGTGGAGGAGATCGTCGCGGCGGCAGGCGCGCTGACCGACCAGGTCCGCGCGACGCTCAACATCACGCACCCGACCGAGCCGGATCTCGGCTTCCTCTATGGCACGATCGTCACCGACGAGGCCGGGCCGGATCAGGACAGCTTCAATCTCTGCGTCTTCGCCGAGCGCCAGATCGATCGTTCGCCGACCGGATCGGGCGTCACCGCCCGGATGGCGCTCGATCATGCCAAGGGGCTGATCCCTGCCGGCCAGAGCCGCAGGATCCGCAGCATCACCGGCGGCACCTTCACCGGAAGGGTGATCGGCCCAGTCGACTTTCCGGCCGCGGGTGCGGTTAAGGTCGAGGTCGGTGGCCGCAGTCATCTTTCCGGCGAAGGAAACTTCGTCATCGAGGCCGACGATCCGCTCGGTCACGGCTTCACACTGCCGAGACACTTCGCGGAGATCGCAGGCTCCTGA
- a CDS encoding fumarylacetoacetate hydrolase family protein, giving the protein MPSLSLTPANTLPADAGRAALAGRIWRPDLAGPSVVKLKGDEVIDVTATFPTMRDLCETADPAVALRAADGESLGSLADLLANSSVTARNDGKPWLLAPVDLQAVKAAGVTFAVSMLERVIEEKARGNPAAAAEIRAEIGKLIGDDLSKLKPGSPEAMKLKEVLIAQNSWSQYLEVGIGPDAEIFTKAPPMSAVGTGADAGLHPGSSWNNPEPEIVLVVASDGRIVGASLGNDVNLRDFEGRSALLLGKAKDNNAAAAIGPFIRFFDGDFSLDHVRRTTVSLTVEGEDGFTLEGSSSIAMISRDPADLAAQMLGPHHQYPDGAVLYLGTMFAPIKDRDSVGGGFTHKYGDIVTIAAPELGALVNRMRRTDECEPWRFGASHLMRNLAKRGLL; this is encoded by the coding sequence ATGCCCTCGCTCTCGCTCACGCCCGCCAACACATTGCCGGCCGATGCCGGCCGCGCCGCGCTGGCGGGCCGGATCTGGCGGCCGGATCTCGCCGGGCCGTCGGTGGTTAAGCTGAAGGGCGACGAGGTCATCGACGTCACCGCGACCTTCCCAACCATGCGCGATCTCTGCGAGACGGCCGATCCGGCAGTAGCTTTGCGCGCAGCAGACGGCGAAAGCTTGGGCTCGCTTGCCGATCTTCTCGCCAACAGTTCGGTGACCGCCCGCAATGACGGCAAGCCCTGGCTGCTCGCTCCGGTCGACCTGCAGGCGGTCAAGGCCGCCGGCGTCACCTTCGCCGTCTCGATGCTCGAGCGCGTCATCGAGGAGAAGGCCCGCGGCAACCCGGCGGCCGCCGCCGAGATCCGTGCCGAGATCGGCAAGCTCATCGGCGACGATCTCTCCAAGCTCAAGCCCGGCTCGCCCGAAGCGATGAAGCTGAAGGAGGTGCTGATCGCCCAGAACAGCTGGAGCCAGTATCTCGAGGTCGGCATCGGGCCGGACGCCGAGATCTTCACCAAGGCGCCGCCGATGTCGGCGGTCGGCACCGGCGCCGATGCCGGCCTGCATCCGGGTTCGAGCTGGAACAATCCCGAGCCGGAGATCGTGCTCGTCGTCGCCTCGGATGGCCGTATTGTCGGCGCCAGCCTCGGCAACGACGTCAATCTGCGCGATTTCGAGGGCCGCTCGGCGCTGCTTCTGGGCAAGGCCAAGGACAACAATGCGGCCGCCGCGATCGGCCCGTTTATCCGCTTCTTCGACGGCGACTTCTCGCTCGACCATGTCCGCAGGACGACAGTGAGCCTCACCGTCGAGGGCGAGGATGGCTTCACGCTGGAAGGCTCGTCCTCGATCGCCATGATCAGCCGCGACCCGGCCGATCTCGCCGCGCAGATGCTCGGCCCGCACCACCAATATCCGGACGGGGCGGTGCTCTATCTCGGCACCATGTTCGCGCCGATCAAGGATCGCGACTCGGTTGGCGGTGGCTTCACCCACAAATACGGCGACATCGTCACGATCGCTGCCCCCGAGCTCGGCGCGCTGGTGAACCGGATGCGCCGCACCGACGAGTGCGAGCCCTGGCGCTTCGGCGCCTCGCATCTGATGCGCAACCTCGCCAAGCGCGGGCTGCTGTGA